GAATTAAGAACCTGTTGCCGGAGACCACTTCACAATTGGTGCCATATGAGCCGGCACTCATTTTGTGTGCATACAAATTGGCAAGAAAAACCGAAAAAccgagaagaaaaaaaaatacataataagAGGATTTTTAATAAGcttaaattttgcattttaataaattcataTGCTGCCcagcaatatatataaatatatatgctaagtaTGGCTAATTCTAGACCGGTTGCTTCGCTTTAAAATTGATATGAAAACCAGTCTAGGAAACACTCGAAATACTAATAAAAtcaatagaagaaaaaaaaaaacttaaatttacaTATGAAACTGAAATCGAAACTGAAAACCGAAATCAAAAACGCGTTTTGttattcaaatttttgttgtttttttgtttttttttttttttggttttgttgggATAATACAAAACTGGTTAGTAAGTCAGTGGGTAGCGCACACAAATTGGGTTGATTGTTGGCTATACTGGTagttggatatatatatatatatatagtggttGGGCCGACTTGCGTCTGTTGCCAGGTAGAAGAGAGACTGTTGCTAAACCCATCTTGTGCATtataatagcatttttatggctgccgctgctgctcaaGATTAGCATCACAATAATCAAAATGATGAAATATACTTTtcgtttaattcgtttttaagtttgttgttttgttgcttttttttcgttttagtttttttttttcgatttactttattttttattaggtattttttaaatatacacatacaaattaacgtaaaactacaaaaatgagtatataaaaacacaagttttgttttgtttgctgtttcttgttgttgttgttgttgtgttgtgttgtcattttgtcaattttgttgttctttttgtttgttttcattgttttgttttgttttttttttgttttttaataacgTAACACAGCAGACTTAGCCGAGCGCGTTTTTGTAGCGATTTAAAACGCGGCACAGTCAAAATAAAGAGTACAATATAAAAGAAGTCTTGAGTatattgaaataataaaagtcgAGTAGTTTGTAGGTGACTGTAGGAATTTGGATTGGGGCTGCTTGGATGCGGATGCGAAcgcactctttctctctttcgctctctcacAATtgagctctctctctcgatctctcttactctctcgcACGCTGACTTAGAAGAAACCATCGCCAGTGGGATCGTTGACCCATGGGTAGTTGTTGGGGCATCTGACGCAGGTCTGCAGGTTGATGGTCTCCCCGGGAACCTCCTTGGAGGTCAGCTTGCAGGTATTTGGCACCCAGCAAGCTTGTCTGCCCTCCACCACGCACCTCTCCCTCCAGGGCTCGAAGTTCTTGACCTCGCTGATGGTACGTGGATTTTGCATCCACTGTATCACCTGTGTCATGGTCACAAAGTACACATCATTGTGATTGGCCAGGATCTCATCGATCCAGTAGAGGAAGGCGTCCAAGAACTCAGGATTGTTCTTCAGCCAGGCGGCATGGAAGTACAAACCAAGCGGTGCACGATTCTGATCGTAATGGCGATCGAAATTGTGATTCAGGAAATTGTAGAACTGATCGCCCGTCAGGATATTTGAGCAGGAGTCCACCATGGCACAGCCAGGCAGATATTCATCATTGGCGGGATCCTCACGACGATCCAACTCATTCATCACCATCTCCCACACGGCATGCGATCTCGTGGGGCAGCTCTGCAGATTGCCATGACAACGATGGGGCATGCGGAAGTACATGGTATATGGCCACAATGGTGGGTTCGACAGCGGAGCTGTAATGGTCGAGTCGTAGAGGAAGGCCTGCTCCTCCATCATGGTGAACTGATTGTTGCCGCCGACACGCAGATATGGCGCACGCACACCCACAACTGAATTGTCCGTAATATTCGCATATTTCTCAATGATAATCCTCATGCCGGCCATTTCCTTGGCCCAGTCATCGACCGTCGCATTCGACCAGAAACGCTCCTCATCGTTGTGCGTGATGGAGTGCACAGCAATCTCATGACCCTTACGCGATGTCTCCTGCACCGCGGAATAGTTGGTGTACTTGTGGGAGACGAAGTAGGTGGCCTTGATGTCGCAGCCATTGGGATTCTTGCGACCCTTGAAGATCTCCTTGTACAgctcaatgttgttgttgttgatcgCATCATCGAACGTTATCGTGATCATCATGGGCACATCCTTGGCTGGCAAATCACCGGGTATCGAGGTGCCATCCTCCGAGCAGAAGCAGTCGGGCAGCACGCAGACGGCAGGGTCGCAGGGTGGCGCGCGATTCGGATCGTTGTCGATATCTATAAATGATGCAAAAATCCGAACATAAAGACAAAgatcaaataaaatgctttgCACGGCGAAAGAAATGTATCATATAAACCGTATTAAATACCCAACAATTTTATTCtttataaattcaaatttcttatttaaacaTCTAAACTAAAGCTGTTAAGGAATGGCTGTTAATAGCTACTTaacataaaatgtaaatatctATAACAGTTCTTTGTTAACTCCAGACCTATCCCTTCAAGCGGAAAACATTTTTGACTTCTGATAGTATGAATAAGGGCTCCTTGCTTTTGTAAGCAGTTCAAGAGAATTGGGAAATCTCTTAAAAATCACACGGCCGGCCTAGATATTAAGAAATTCCACATTTTTTTGgcttatacaatttaattacatatattgttttcggtattttttttctcagcGCACTTGGGTCTTGGCTAATCATTTATATTCTGTACGGGGCGTTTCAGTAAAGTTCAATCAACTTTATGGAAAATGATTTCAAACAATTAGCTAACTGTACATGGGCGGCAGCCGGTTCAATGAACTACGTCAGGCCTGGAAAACCAATCACAAATCAGCCGGGTGTCGGGAAAACCGCCGTCGCCAAAACGCAAAGTGAATGGAAAATGTCTGCACAATTTCAgtatctcatatatatgtatatatatttattattattttgaatctATAtttttctctgtgtgtgctttttttttgttgttgttgtttttgttgaagcCAAGTCTTCGTCAATCAAGCGAAGAGCTCGACTTGGCAACTGCTTTGGCATGCAGCCAACGTTCACCTGGGCCAGGGCAGAGGCCCACAATGTTTAATCTATGCGGCGCTGTCTTCGGCTTTCGGTCAGCCTCAGTACACGCCCACGTGTTTGCCATTCATTAGCGGCCatatgcaaattatatatacactacTTGCCAGCGTCATTTGTAAGCCTTGCACTTGCATAGAGCATGGTGCTTGGAGCAGTAGCTCATCATCATAAATCAACTGCGAAAGTTTGCAGTAAAAGAAACTCTTTGAcgtaattttttgttgctttggcACTTGCCAAAGTGAAATGCCAACGAGACACGCAAAGgccaagcaaataaaataataacaaataaaaaagaaaacactttTGTTTCTTTCCTTCGTTTTTCTCGTcaggttttttcttttcgaatCAGTTTTTGCAAGTAGGTCGAACCCGGCTTTTGTCTCCGCCTGACCTTTTATCACTCCGCctgtctctctcactctctctcactctctctctctctatccctcTTTCTTTCACTCtgctgacacacacacaactactGACTGCCAGCTGTTGGCATTTCTTGTTGCCAATAATCTGTCGTTATAGCCAAGTGTTATGTCATCGAGCATCGAACCGGTTGTGCAGCGTCGGCTCAGCCTCTGAATATTCCCTGGCATTTAAGCGACTTTAGGGTTTGTCTTTAGTTTGCATGCCATTTCTTTGTCCGCTCCCCGTTTCGCTCACATATTTGTGCTCTTGTGTTCACATTGTTTATGGCCAACAGCAAGCTAAATGTGAGCTGGCTTTACATTTCGTTCAAGAGGATGTGCACAGGCCCAGGCCGATTACGTGATAAAGTCGGCCAAGTGGCATATGAAATTACAAGTAAACAATCACGGATCTTATTGTGTTGAATTAAGAAACTCAAAAAACACTTTAACTGGCATGAAACAGTAAAGAGAATCTTGGGATTACATTCACATTCCTTCGAAACACCAGTCTTTTGCAGAATTTGTGTTATCTGATTACAATTATTCGATTCTTTTTCAGTAAGAAAGaggaaacatttaaatatcttGCGCAAAGAAGAAAACAGAACGAAAAATTTGAACATTATATTGCAGTGTATAACGATTGAGGAAAGAAACTTGTGCTtactttctatatttttcgATTTCTTGCACGCTTAGAAAAACGTTTAAGAATGTTGAGCAAAGAAGACGACAGAAAAGGGCAAATTCAGACAATAGCTTTGAATTTATGAATATCTTAGGAAATAAATAACTTTATATCTCACTCAAAATCACATAATCTATAAGACTACATAAAAATCTTGATTTCAGCAACTCTTTCAGTAAATCGTTAATGAAAGTAGCACTAAGCAGattattgaaaaaagaaaattgaaagtGCCAGAAAAGActgtataaatttatttatctaagttttttaagtatttaacAAACATATCGTTTatcataattttgtatatttggtTTCTGCATTGTTTTCATTATCGTAAATACTGCTAAGCTATTATCCGGGGCTATCTATGCGTAACACTCGTCGCTTCACACACCTAATTGACTTCGCTTCGACGCTTTGCTGCACATTTTTGTTGATATATGGATTTATAATCGCAGCAAAACTCTAGatggttgccatttaaattggctcATACTGTGGCTTCCTTATTGCCTTCGAGGCGAGCAGCGAGCTGTGTTCAGTGAGCAAGTGCCTGcattattcaatttcaattttaaattcaattgtttACAAATTAATGGCTCGCTGAGCACTTGCAATGTTGCCGCCATCGCCAACGGCTGTGAAACGTGCCAATTTTCGCATTAGCCAAGACACGATCTGCCATCTATGAGCTGCGATCTATGGCGGAGGTCTTAGAATTGAACTGCCGTAGCTCTGGCAATGGCCATTTATTTCTTGACTATTGTTTGGCATTTGATTTGCTCATTAATGCACATTTATATGCGGGCGCGTCTTGAGAAATGTCGGCATCGTGttttgcaaattattaatGTAAACTCAGTGaagacagaaaaaaaaaaaaatgaagcgaaatgaaaacaaaatcaaagcaaaagcTAAGAAAGACTccactttgttgttatttaaaattagttgCGGTTTTTTACGCTGGCTGctattttaaagaaataataaataaataaataacaagttGCTGGctcttttgttgctgctgcttttttttttttgtgttttgtgattgttgttgttgttgttggttagTCGGCTTTTTGCAATTGCTAAAAATACAGCGTTTTAAGCCGATTATGTAAGCCTAATTTACACATGAATCGAACGGGCTTTGAAACGCCTTTCGGTAGCTCGGCCCCATGCCAATAGCGGCGAAGTGGGCAACAACGGGGTAGATATACGTACATTTGCTTtggttttatttcttttaagtCCAAggttaaaattaattattgatttatttaacatttagaTGTTGCATGCGAGATGTGTGTGACTTAAGCATGGCCTAACCACCCGGTCCCACTCAAAAATTTATGTATAATGAATGGTGCAAAATGCACGACCCAACCCAGTTTTGTGTCTTGTGTGTGTTGGATCAATGATGAGATCAGCTCAAAGTTCGTTTCTTTGGCATTTGCTACCATTTCACACTTGACATTTCCCATCCAAAAGAAGTCGAAGACGAAGAAGAAAACACGTATTTATAAGAAATAAGCCAAAACGAAATCTAGCGGCATTTTATGGGCTCACGATCGCTCCCTCTGAAGGGCTTTACGAAACCGGTCTATACCTGGTGCAATACCTGCATTGCACGTAGGCGGCAACCCCCGACCGCGCCAGCTCCCTCACAGACACTTGTCTGTTGCATAGTGTTTTTCTTGAGAGATTTTCAGAGTGGTTCCACAGACCGAACAGCTCCAAAAGTAATGTTAAATGCCGTCGACCGGTTTTAAGGTGCGACTCTGACTGGGACAGGCTTAAATCCACTGAGCAGCTCAAAGAAATTGACGCGCCACACAAATGTAAGCCActagaaatgttttttttttcttgtttcttgtttttatctTGCCCGATGATGGGGTAATATCGGATTTGAAGCCAATCCTATGTAATGCTGGCAGCTTATGTCTCGAGTCTTGCTGAATCATTCAAGTCAAACCTTATGTGGCACCGGCATTACATACACTTATTAACCATTAAGCTCTCCAAGTCCTACTTatgataatattattaaaagaaCTGGTATTTATTTCGTATTATTTTCTGAATGAGCTCTGTTTTGTGTTCTCCCTTCAGTCCTACTTATATGCTCCTTTCACTCTCTGTTGGTTTTTCCTCAGATTGTTTCTTGTCTTTTTCATCCTTTATCTCGGATTAATCTATCgatctatttatattttcgcTGTTTAGCTAGTTCCAAGTATTCCCCTCCATGCTCCCCACTGTGCTCTTAATTATAAGTCCACAATTTTGTACTTACCGCAAGTGTTCTCATCGGAACCGTCTGAGCAATCCTTCTCGCCGTTACAGAAAAGGCCGCGCTCAATGCAGTTGCCATCACCGCAGGCGAGGAAACCATCCTGGCAGAGCGGCTCGTCTGTGTGCAGCAGAGGCTTCACACGACGCTCCTTGTTCTTGCTCTTGCAGTTCTTCACCGACTCCTTCCAGTCACAGGTCTGCTTCTCAATATCGAAGTACAGACCAGCTGGGCAACGAATGGCTTGCAGGCCCTGTAAATCATCAGAGCAGAAGCGGAGCAAAGCATTTTAGTGTATGAAGAGCTGGGCTAGTTTGTAAGCAAACCTACCGATGAGGTGCACTGAATGACATCGCGACAGTTGTCACCCTCGCCAGCTACCAAACGGAACCATTCGCCGGCATCTTTGTCCTTGCACAGCTCCTTCTCGAAAGACTCCTCCTTCTTTGGCTCCTCGGTTGTGGCCTGACGCTTAACGCGCACTTCTTCAGCATTGGCTGCAATCGGGCAATTCGAAATTAATTGAGAAAAattacgcaaaaaaaaaaccaccaaaatgaaaatgcaaacaaaaaacaaaacggttTTGAAAAGTGCAAATATTGAgggaaaaattaatttaaaggaaaaacaagcttttaatgaaatttactGAAGCTTCGAATGAATGTTAATTATTAACACCtcaaatttgaataatttgcaGTATGTAgaatttagttttaaattaaatttaggaaaggaaatttgtaaaaatcaGCCCAAAGCTTGGCTATTTTCTTTGATTAATGTGATTTCAAAACCGGAAGAATTTCAGCTTTGCATTCGGTATGGCAAATGTGGGTTGGTTATATGTCTGTTTGGCTGGCACTTcctgttatatatatacaacaaaataaaaaaaaaaaagatatcgATATAGACATACGACATATGTAGATGCAGGCCGGGGACTAACGGCATGTCGTCTAGCTGGTTGTGCCTCTTGGAGCTTGGGGTTGGCCAAAACACGTTTGCCATTATGAAATACGATGTCACCAATACCAATGCAAAGAACTTACGGCACGGGCAGACTCCATGAGCCCAggccaaaaataacaaatataataataacagcaacaacaaaataatatatagaaatacttGTTGAGCTCGGCTATAACTTTGACATTTCGCAGTCACAGTTGGCAACAGTGAAAGAAACTGTTGCCATATTTGCATAACTGTTAACGGTTAATTGACAGTCGAACGGGCAAAGCCGCTGGGCAAATTACACACGACAACATACTTGGGTACATGAATTGCATGTACTTAATCACACATATTGATCGATTGCCTGTCAGAGTCAACAAATGCATTCCACAAATGTCGAATGTCAAACTCGACTTGATTCGAAACGaagttacatttatttttttcttcagctgaatACTGAATATGCTGTTTTTAATGTTGAATCTCAGGATCTGTGCAACCCTACAGAAATGAAAGTTGTTTTGCAAGTGcaacaagttgttgttgttgttattgtggccAGGCAATTGTCTACgcgtcctttttttttttgcataatcaAGGTTACAAACAGGCTACGACTTTAATTTAGTCAGCTTTcagtttttatatttgaaggccagtttttaatttttttttttttaattgattgacAACTTCCGCTGCAGCAATGCAAATTATTCAGACAGACCAATTAAAACAGGCCCACACTATAACTaagcattttttaatatatgtacttaaaagcatattttgtgttttgttattttgttttctatttcaaTGAAAATGTTGTGCTTACCTGCGCCAATGGCCGCCAAGGCCAAAacggcaaaaacaacaaagagttttgccattttgtagagttaaaaaaacacacgcacagttTCTATGATATGTCAGCAGCAGtttctaatattttttttttgtattttcactATGTTAAAAAACACTCGAGTTGAGATCAGCTTTGAGCAGCGGCAGTAGTTTTGTCCTTCCGTTCGCTATCAAAGCTCCATTTACACTGTTTGCTACGTTGTCGCGCACAATTTCTCGAAGCTGACGCCAAAGCCCAAAACCAACTCAAATTTGCTTCTTTTATTACACGCGACGACGTCGGACGCctctcttgctgctgctgctgctgtcgatctgcagctgctggtgctgtGGTGAGTTTTGGAAAGCGTTCGctagcttctttttttttttgctttttttaacAGCTAAACACAAGCACTGGCAACGGCAGGGGCGGCAACACGATCCACACTCGTGAGCTTTTTAACGGCTTTCGTTGCTCGGTCGGTTGCACAAGTGCCGTTCAAAATACGCTCGTGACTTGACTGTCGCCCAGAAAGAGAGAAGTGCGGCACGTACGCGACActcttttatatgcaaaatggcAGCCGTTGCTTGTATTGGTTGGGCTGGTGCCTGTTGGTGTCTGCCTCGTGGTGAGTACCAGCTGCAGCACACCTCTGTGGACTGCAAGTG
The sequence above is a segment of the Drosophila virilis strain 15010-1051.87 chromosome 3, Dvir_AGI_RSII-ME, whole genome shotgun sequence genome. Coding sequences within it:
- the serp gene encoding chitin deacetylase 1 — its product is MAKLFVVFAVLALAAIGAANAEEVRVKRQATTEEPKKEESFEKELCKDKDAGEWFRLVAGEGDNCRDVIQCTSSGLQAIRCPAGLYFDIEKQTCDWKESVKNCKSKNKERRVKPLLHTDEPLCQDGFLACGDGNCIERGLFCNGEKDCSDGSDENTCDIDNDPNRAPPCDPAVCVLPDCFCSEDGTSIPGDLPAKDVPMMITITFDDAINNNNIELYKEIFKGRKNPNGCDIKATYFVSHKYTNYSAVQETSRKGHEIAVHSITHNDEERFWSNATVDDWAKEMAGMRIIIEKYANITDNSVVGVRAPYLRVGGNNQFTMMEEQAFLYDSTITAPLSNPPLWPYTMYFRMPHRCHGNLQSCPTRSHAVWEMVMNELDRREDPANDEYLPGCAMVDSCSNILTGDQFYNFLNHNFDRHYDQNRAPLGLYFHAAWLKNNPEFLDAFLYWIDEILANHNDVYFVTMTQVIQWMQNPRTISEVKNFEPWRERCVVEGRQACWVPNTCKLTSKEVPGETINLQTCVRCPNNYPWVNDPTGDGFF